A portion of the Malania oleifera isolate guangnan ecotype guangnan chromosome 3, ASM2987363v1, whole genome shotgun sequence genome contains these proteins:
- the LOC131152108 gene encoding gamma-glutamylcyclotransferase 2-1, which produces MVFWVFGYGSLVWNPGFQFDEKVIGFIKGYRRVFDLACIDHRGTPENPARTCTLEQDEGAICWGAAYCIRGGPEKEQLAMEYLERRECEYDHKTLVDFYTEGDTLKPSVTGVIVFTSTPDKESNKYYLGPAPLEDMARQIATAFGPCGNNRDYIFLLEKAMFDIGHEDDMVIELANEVRKVLGDLGIGISKEKILTGPLQVPLMTNIPPLQLRPLPEAIAALES; this is translated from the exons ATGGTTTTCTGGGTTTTTGGCTATGGGTCCCTGGTATGGAACCCAGGATTTCAATTTGACGAGAAAGTGATTGGCTTCATTAAAGGTTACCGGCGTGTTTTTGATCTAG CATGCATTGACCACAGGGGTACACCAGAAAACCCTGCAAGAACTTGTACCTTGGAGCAGGATGAAGGAGCCATATGC TGGGGTGCTGCTTATTGTATACGAGGAGGCCCTGAGAAGGAGCAATTAGCTATGGAG TATTTGGAGCGGAGAGAATGTGAGTACGATCATAAGACACTAGTGGATTTCTACACG GAAGGGGACACCTTAAAGCCTTCGGTAACAGGAGTGATAGT TTTCACATCCACTCCAGACAAGGAATCAAACAAGTACTACTTAGGCCCTGCACCATTGGAGGACATGGCCAG GCAAATTGCAACTGCATTTGGTCCCTGTGGAAACAACAGAGACTATATTTTCTTGTTAGAGAAGGCTATGTTTGATATTG GCCATGAGGATGACATGGTGATAGAGCTGGCAAATGAAGTGAGGAAGGTACTTGGAGACTTGGGCATAGGGATTTCGAAGGAGAAGATCTTGACTGGACCATTGCAGGTTCCACTTATGACTAATATCCCACCTCTTCAACTGCGGCCACTTCCTGAAGCCATTGCTGCCTTGGAGTCCTAA